Proteins co-encoded in one Candidatus Thiodictyon syntrophicum genomic window:
- the tnpC gene encoding IS66 family transposase, with protein MHLSDHDLRQFDDAYLQTLTSAQARVLLGKALADLKAARERLGQNPSNSSRPPSTRLPWEGTGGQDTPAGQPDVPAGSQDGAAAADTPGDAEPAGPAAPRPRRQGSHRTVTGQPPGRRPGSPGHSRTQHLPVDAEQPHRPTCCAGCGQALTDAHVARAHNARYEIELIQPGAGATGLLLRQTKHIYFECCCDCGHWTQAQPGRAAGEVEWTVALTEWHLAGPLLVSFICALSQRMRLSRARVREFLSDWLGLELSSATINQCLHEAGRAVAPVVEAELYAAVRNVELRYADETSWKEHGRLRWLWVFTCATATLFVVGKRSVEVVRQVLGETFNGWLMSDGFWAYRDLDQRLRCLAHLIRKAQALEDGLEPAAQRFGSEILTVIATVMAAVYDARGAPPPVGVLRARHARMLNALLDECLRQVDAPHEKMRALARELFNDWDTFWVVLDHPELPLTNNEAERALRHWVIARRIGMGTRTAQGTRAFAHLASVIETCRKRAVSPWPYLAEVVRQRRQGLQAPPLPLPAI; from the coding sequence ATGCACCTGAGCGATCACGACCTCAGACAATTCGACGACGCCTACCTGCAGACGCTCACGTCGGCGCAGGCGCGGGTGCTGTTGGGCAAGGCGCTGGCGGACCTGAAGGCGGCGCGCGAGCGGCTGGGGCAGAACCCCTCCAACAGTTCGCGGCCACCGAGCACGCGGCTGCCGTGGGAGGGCACGGGCGGTCAGGACACGCCCGCTGGCCAGCCCGACGTCCCCGCGGGGTCGCAGGACGGGGCCGCTGCGGCAGACACCCCCGGCGACGCTGAGCCGGCGGGGCCGGCGGCGCCCCGGCCGCGCCGTCAGGGCTCGCACCGGACGGTCACCGGCCAGCCCCCCGGTCGGCGCCCGGGCAGCCCGGGGCACAGCCGCACCCAGCACCTGCCGGTGGACGCCGAGCAGCCTCACCGGCCAACCTGCTGTGCGGGGTGCGGCCAGGCGTTGACGGATGCTCATGTGGCGCGGGCACACAACGCCCGCTACGAAATCGAGCTGATCCAGCCCGGTGCCGGCGCGACCGGACTGCTCCTGCGCCAGACCAAGCACATCTATTTTGAATGCTGCTGCGATTGCGGCCACTGGACGCAGGCGCAGCCGGGGCGCGCGGCGGGCGAGGTCGAGTGGACGGTGGCCCTGACCGAGTGGCATTTGGCCGGACCGTTGCTAGTGTCCTTCATCTGCGCCTTGAGCCAGCGCATGCGGTTGTCGCGGGCGCGGGTCCGTGAGTTTCTGTCCGATTGGCTGGGTCTGGAGTTGTCGAGCGCGACCATCAACCAGTGCCTTCACGAAGCCGGACGGGCGGTGGCCCCGGTGGTCGAGGCGGAACTCTACGCGGCGGTGCGCAATGTCGAACTGCGCTATGCCGATGAAACCAGTTGGAAGGAGCATGGTCGGCTGCGGTGGCTGTGGGTGTTCACCTGTGCCACCGCCACGCTGTTCGTCGTTGGCAAGCGCTCGGTGGAGGTCGTGCGCCAGGTGCTCGGCGAGACCTTCAACGGCTGGTTGATGAGCGACGGCTTCTGGGCCTATCGCGACCTGGACCAACGGCTGCGCTGCCTGGCCCACCTGATCCGCAAGGCCCAGGCGCTGGAAGATGGCTTGGAACCGGCGGCCCAGCGCTTTGGCAGCGAGATCCTGACGGTCATCGCGACGGTGATGGCCGCCGTTTACGACGCCCGCGGCGCCCCGCCCCCCGTCGGGGTGTTGCGCGCACGGCATGCGCGGATGCTCAACGCCCTGCTCGACGAGTGCCTGCGTCAGGTCGATGCGCCGCATGAGAAGATGCGCGCGCTGGCGCGCGAGTTGTTCAACGACTGGGACACCTTCTGGGTGGTACTCGACCATCCGGAGTTGCCGTTGACCAACAACGAAGCCGAGCGCGCCCTGCGCCACTGGGTCATCGCCCGCCGCATCGGCATGGGGACCCGCACCGCGCAGGGCACCCGCGCCTTCGCCCACCTGGCCAGCGTCATCGAGACCTGTCGCAAACGCGCCGTCTCGCCCTGGCCGTATCTGGCCGAGGTAGTCCGCCAGCGCCGCCAAGGGCTTCAGGCCCCGCCGTTGCCCTTACCTGCCATCTGA